The Anolis carolinensis isolate JA03-04 chromosome 2, rAnoCar3.1.pri, whole genome shotgun sequence genome contains the following window.
AATATCCATATGATGTTTCAAattctttgcttttttatttctatcagctttcttcattttTACATATGTACATGTTAATTGGAAATACTCTGGAAGTACTAAGAATATCCTGACcttggtacagtgttccctccctactttgcagttcgcttttcaTGCCCTCACTGCTTCGCTTTTTTTTCCTGAGAGGTGTGCATGTGCAAAAGGTGCTAGtgtcccttttgtgcatgcgcccTCCCTCTAGTCAGCATCCAGCCGGGCCACTCCGGATGCTGATGAGAGGgaggcgcatgcacaaaagggaaactggcaggcgccggAGAGGAAGAAGTACaagaagaaggcttgcaaaggggagaaaggccacctaactactaatatatgtaaatattgaaataaatatagtgcctctaaagtaaggtaaaggttttcccctgacgttaagtccagtcatgtctgactctgggggttggtgctcatctcaatttctaaaccgaagagccggcgttgtccgtagacacctccaagctcatgtggccggcatgactgcatggagcgtcgttaccttcctgctggagcggtacctattgatctactcacatttgcatgttttcgaactgctaggttggcagaagctggagctaacagcaggtgctcactccgctcccggggtttgaacctgggacctttcggtctgcaagttcagcagctagtgCCTCTACTTTGcagaatttcacttattgcgggtagtcctgaAACGAAACCCCTgcagtaagtgagggaacactgtattcagtgATAAACAATGTTCTCGGCCCATGGTATCCACTGAGTTTGGTTCTAGGACACGTCATGAGTGGATGTTCAGGGCCTATTATATACAATTGAGTATTTAAATATTgtatcttatataaaatggcaaaataaaactAAAAGAGCCAATTCATCAATAGTATAATATCGAGATTAATTGaaatcatagtcccactctattctgctttgatcaatcCTCTCTTTGAAAATGATGTACATTTCTGGCCACTGCAAtttaagaagaatattgacaagctagaatataCCATATCTGGAACAGGGCACCCAGAATGGTAAAAGGCATGGAAGCCAAGCGCTGTGGCTTATGGAGCTGTATGTTTAGAATGGAGAAGAGGGGGCTGGTCGGTGTTCCATCAAATACTTGACTGAATGTCATTTTAAAGAGACATCTTGTTTTCAGATCCTCCACAGAGTAGGgcacaaaccaatggattcaaactacagtaaaAGATTGCACcttagcattaggaagaactgacaTTTAAAGCTGTTTTGACAGCAGAATATGTTGCCTTGGGGTATGATGgagtctggatgaccatctgttgggaatgatttgattgtatcttcctgctagcagagagttggactagatggcccttgaagtctcttccaattccatgagTCTTAAGATTCTCAGAGTCTTAAGAGAGTTCCCAAGTGGTCTCTTACTGATCAGAGAACGACTTGCTGAACTTCAACTGCATGGGTTCATCATTTGGCCTGAAATCACCATTGTATATGCATAATAACTGGGGCACTGTGCAGGTTGCAGGGGGAAGGAAATGTTTGCAGTGTCCAATTTATCATATAATTGCTGTTAACATTAAACAGGTTTCCCACCTCACTCTGAATAGGTTTTCCAGTGACCCGGCCAAGCACAACTACTGATCTGGAACAAGATGAAGAACTGTGGGGATTGCAATTCCAGGGACATCAAGAACAAGGAATCTTTACAGATCCCTTTGGAGGTGAGGAAAAACATGGTCTCTGGTACTTCTGTTTTTGGTTCTGTCCTTGGGTCCAGTTGGCCATACATTTCACTACTGATTCCTTGGCTCGCTTCTTCCTCAGAACCATACTGGGCAAGTATATGTGAGTGGAAAACACCCTTTTTGGTGAAGACTGTGTTCATTTATCTCTATTCCCTTTCTGCTTTTAATCCTGTCATTCTTCATGATCCCATGGCTATGTCTTCCATGTTTTAATTCCTCCACTTGCCCCATCTTTGGAGTCTATGGTTGGTTTTCTCAATTTATAGCTCACAACTTGTTGTGgcctgtggaattcattgccacaTTATGTGATAATGGCTGCATACTTCAGTAATTTTGGAAAAGAAGGATTAGATACATTTGTGAATCTCAGTGGCTGCTCACCATAAGAATTAATAATTGGAGtttttttatattctgatgtTTTCAAAGCCAGCTGTAGCACTGAAATGATGTATGAGATCTTATTTCAAAGCTAGTTGTTAATTTGATTAGGGAAGAGGTGCAGGAGAAAAAAGTATTAACTCCAGCTATGGGGAACAGTTGACCGGCAAACTGCTGTAGATTTCAACTCCCTTCATTTTGATCATTGAGTGTGGCCTGATGCCATTGGGACTCGCTGTCCAGCAACATACTTTTCCCTGACTTACTAATAAGTAAAGCAAACTAAGTTGCCACACTAAGCAGATATCCATGTTTTAAAGTCTTCATGTACCCTGGTAAAGATACAAGCCAGGCACAAGGTCTGGAAGTAAGCAGGCACAACTGATAACTAGTTATTTTGGGAGGTGATGAAAGTGCAACAACTTTACATTTGTGAAGCTGTGTAACAAAGAAGAGCAAACACCGTTTATTAGTGTAGCAAGTTGTGATTTCTAGTTATTTTTAGAAGTTACTTTTCAGAGTCATCTTGGCATTAATGTTTATgtcattttcttatttattttctatcaaaagcattgcataaataaatataaaactgataaaaatagaggggacacaagtggctaaataatttttgactagAAACAGGCAACatcgactgcattgtctgtagctttcaacaattcctcctctgtacatgaggcagggcattgtgagcaGGCATACAGTTGCTGTTTAtcctgctccacagttgcacaaggtagaGGATTCTTAGTGTCATTTTGCGAGGTTGCCTTTTGATcttcccactccgcttctgagtctgttcagggacttccaagttgcccattcttggtttgcccctggatttTCTTCTCAATCCAGAGCAGTAGAAAAGTAATGAATAATGCAACAAGTATTGTAAGGAATTAACTTCTTTTCAGTATTATGAGTAACACCTTTACATTCCCTTTTTATTACTGTTAAGAATAACATAATATACTACTTTTCAAAATCAGCTCTCGAGTATCTATCCCATCCCTCAACAGACAAGCATTTTGAGTGGAACTGGAGTCAGTGGCAGTAACAGACTAGAGCCAGTTACTCCACATGAATTCAACCAGTTAGGAGCCTGGTTTGGCACAGCAGTCAGTGCGTTTCCTCTGCTGTTTTCCCATATCCCCCCTCAAACAGTGCTGGTATGATATTCAGTCAGTTTTTGGCATATATTGTGTTCAGAGCCCCAAATCAAAGGACAGCTttaaaattaagtaaataaagtgCTCTGAAGATTGACCTTTATGATGGAAGGACACAAGAAGACCATGCCATTTTTAGGACTTAGATGCTTCTTATTATGGTGATTTCCTTCACAGAATAATGATTCATGTGTAGGTATGCATTCATTCATATTCTCTATCTTTTTCTGTACCAGCTGATGAAATGTTAGCTCCAGAACAAAAGAAGAACTTTAATAAAGAAAGACTTTTAAATGATGACCGATCTAGACAAGCTCTTAACTTGAGTGATTTTGAAGAATTAACTAGAACTGTGATGCCGGTTGAACATATACTAAAGAAGCAACACATATGTCCCTACTGTGATAAGAAATTTTGCCGTCGTTCTGATCTTGTTCGGCACCAAAAACTCCATACAGGAGACAGACCTTTTATCTGCAATCAGTGTGGGAAAGGCTTTGTCCAGAGCAGCCATCTCATTGCGCACGAGAAAAGCCATACCAGAGTGAAAAACTTCATCTGCTCAGACTGTGGGAGGAGCTTCAACCAGCTCTTAAACTTCAATAGGCACCAAAGAACTCATTCTAAGGAGCCCCCTTTCAGTTGTTCTGAATGTGGGAAGACCTTCAGCCGCAGCTCAAACCTGATTATGCATCAAAGGACGCATACTGGAGAGCGACCTTACAAATGCTTTGACTGTGGGACCAGCTTCAGCCGGAGTTCGACTCTGGTTACGCACCagaggactcacacaggggagaaaccatttaaatgccAGGACTGCTggaaaagctttggaaggcgctcAACTCTGATTATGCACCAGagaactcacacaggggagaagccatacaaatgccctGACTGCCCAGAAACGTTTAGTGTGAAATCCGGCCTTCTGAGCCATCAGAGGGTTCATATGACAGAGAGACCCTATTTGTGCCTGATATGCGGGAAACACTTTTGTCGGAGTGCGGACCTTATTATTCACCAGAGGAGTCACACAGGGGAAAAACCCTATCAGTGCAATGACTGCGGCAAGAAGTTCAATACGAACTCTCACCTCGTGACACATCAGAGGattcacaccggggagaaaccatACAAGTGCCCTGAGTGTGGGAAAAGTTTCTCTTACAGCTCCGTCCTTGTTGGCCACCAGAGACTTCACTCTGGAGAAAAACCTTATGCTTGTCCAAAATGTGGGAAAACCTTCCGTAACAACTCCCACCTTATCACTCACCAGAGAGTGCActcaggagagaaaccctatcaATGCCTCGAGTGCGGGAAGAGTTTTAGCGTAAGTTCAAATCTTACTAAGCATCGGAAACTCCATGAGAAGGAGACATCTTTTAAGCAGGAAGAGTTGTGTCATCAGAAAAGTTGTTAAG
Protein-coding sequences here:
- the LOC103277997 gene encoding zinc finger protein 501 isoform X2; the protein is MQENYENVISLGFPVTRPSTTTDLEQDEELWGLQFQGHQEQGIFTDPFGADEMLAPEQKKNFNKERLLNDDRSRQALNLSDFEELTRTVMPVEHILKKQHICPYCDKKFCRRSDLVRHQKLHTGDRPFICNQCGKGFVQSSHLIAHEKSHTRVKNFICSDCGRSFNQLLNFNRHQRTHSKEPPFSCSECGKTFSRSSNLIMHQRTHTGERPYKCFDCGTSFSRSSTLVTHQRTHTGEKPFKCQDCWKSFGRRSTLIMHQRTHTGEKPYKCPDCPETFSVKSGLLSHQRVHMTERPYLCLICGKHFCRSADLIIHQRSHTGEKPYQCNDCGKKFNTNSHLVTHQRIHTGEKPYKCPECGKSFSYSSVLVGHQRLHSGEKPYACPKCGKTFRNNSHLITHQRVHSGEKPYQCLECGKSFSVSSNLTKHRKLHEKETSFKQEELCHQKSC
- the LOC103277997 gene encoding zinc finger protein 501 isoform X1, yielding MQVAFEEVVVFFSEQEWALLNLNRRALYWDVMQENYENVISLGFPVTRPSTTTDLEQDEELWGLQFQGHQEQGIFTDPFGADEMLAPEQKKNFNKERLLNDDRSRQALNLSDFEELTRTVMPVEHILKKQHICPYCDKKFCRRSDLVRHQKLHTGDRPFICNQCGKGFVQSSHLIAHEKSHTRVKNFICSDCGRSFNQLLNFNRHQRTHSKEPPFSCSECGKTFSRSSNLIMHQRTHTGERPYKCFDCGTSFSRSSTLVTHQRTHTGEKPFKCQDCWKSFGRRSTLIMHQRTHTGEKPYKCPDCPETFSVKSGLLSHQRVHMTERPYLCLICGKHFCRSADLIIHQRSHTGEKPYQCNDCGKKFNTNSHLVTHQRIHTGEKPYKCPECGKSFSYSSVLVGHQRLHSGEKPYACPKCGKTFRNNSHLITHQRVHSGEKPYQCLECGKSFSVSSNLTKHRKLHEKETSFKQEELCHQKSC